The genome window CTCCAGCGTGCTAGGATGCGCCGTATCAGAAGCGGATCGCGCAACAGCTGACGTTCGGTATCTTTGGTACAAACATTGTCATAGGGATACCATTCAAAAGAGAAATAACGAAGATCGTCGAGATGGCCATGTTGCTTTAAGTACACCAAGAAGCGATGCACCCAAGAGCGGTCGCCGGAAGCATTAGGCCAATAGAGCACATCTTGTAGCTCCGTTTGAAACCCCGGCCCAACCAACGGCAGATGAGGGTCGAAACGGTGAATAGCTGTGGCCCACTGCACAAAGAGCGCCCCGTAGTCCTCTGGGGATACATACTGGCCGTCCGGCTCTTCGCCAAGCTCCACGCATTTAATGTGGATACCTCGTGTTTCCAACCAACGCAGCTCGGCAACGGCATTTTCCGGCGTGTCATAAAGCAAGCCTACCGGCACAAGCATCGGCAAATCGTGAGACAACCCGCTGTTCTTTACAAGGTCAAAACCGGGCTGCTCCACATTGGCGTCTCTATCTTTCCACCGATGCCAGGGATCGGTCGAAGAGACGTAAATGAGAGTCTGATGTCTGTTTGGCACGTGGTGCACTTCATCATGTAATCGGCCATGCCGATCTAGCCAGCCGATCTGCACTTCGCGCACTGCGTACCCCAGACCATCGCGTACATCCGTGGCTCCCTTCGGGGCGCGCTCACTGCTTTCAGTCATCCAAATACGAACGAGCCGCACGACGACGGGCTTCTTGCACAGTGGCATCAGCGCACTCCCCCCTGTTCCATGCTCTACGAGCCCATGGGGGAAAGTGTGCCAGCCGTTCGTATCGAAGGTATCGTCAATAGACTGATTGGTCTCACCGTCGGCGGTTCGCCAGTACTCTACACAAAAACGGGTTGCGTAAGGCTCCGCCCAAAAAATTCGAATGGCATCTACCGGTCGTGGCTTTCCGAGATCAACCAGAATCCATTGGGGGTGCAGTGCGTTGCTTTCGTGGGTGTAGTAACGGTCGAGGTAAGGATTGCTTTTCCAAAATGTGTGCAAGTCGCCATCATCGAGACGAGAGTAGCCCTCATTATTGGCCTGATCAATGGTATCTCCACGTCGGGGAAGCCGGTAGCCGTTGGAAAGCTGGATCGGTGCGGTGGGTGTGGCCTCCGATATCCAGTAGCCCTGATGATGCCGCTCATCGCTCCAGTGCCCTTGTGGGTTCCAATGCCAGCACTCTACTCCAAGCTCCGTTCGCAGCCGATAGGCCAGCGAACGCAAACCGGCCGTCTTCATCGCAGCGATGTTGGCCGGAGTGAAAATACCGGCCATATCTCCTTTCTCCATGCCATCAACGCAGGCACCGAGCGCGCTTTCCGGTCGGAATGCTCGCAAAGGGACCTCCGACGCTATTACCACGCTTCCTTTTAAAGGCGCGTGTATCCGTTTGCTCGGCCTGTTCGCTGCGACGAGCACCGCGAGAAAACAGAGGAGGCCGATTCCTGTTGCATAGGGACGCAAGAGCCTCATTTCAAAGTAGGAAGAATCGCCCCTAGAGAATCGTGCAATTTTCTGAAGCAGTGTTCTTAACTCTCTCAAGGAGTGGAAAGGCCTAGGGTAGCGGTACCTTTTAGCATCAGCCGATGCCCCCCATCCCAGACATAATAGTAGAGTTTATCCCCATGTGCCACCCACGCGGACGCGCCGTTTTTATCGGCAGAGACCGACACCGGTGCCATCGTGGTTCCAGCCGCGCGAACCTCCACAGGGCGCCACTGCTGTAGCGCCAACAGCCCCACTAGCAGCGTTAGCAAGAGAAGCCAGATACGAACACTCTTATCTCCCATGATGTCAGTCCTCCCGTAAAGCCTGATCCAAATCCTTTTGTAGGTCTTCCAAATGCTCTTGTCCTATATGCAGTCGCACAAACCAAAGGGTTTCGCCCGGCGTACCTCCTAACCTTTCTGCCGGAAGCGCCATAGGCAAAGCCAGGCTCTCAAAGCCGCCCCAACTGCACCCAATCTGAAAATACCGTAGCCGGTTCACAAAGCGTGCAGCGGCCTCTCTCGTGGGGCGTTTCAGCCGCACGCTTAGCAAACCACTTGTGCCACGCAGCTGCTTTGCTGTAAGAGAGGCTTGAGGGTCGTCTGGCAAGCCCGGATAGTAGACCTCTGCGATGGCCGGATGTTCACGCAGCCATAAAGCGATGGCTTTTGCGTTTTGCTGATGACGCTCCATGCGAACAGGCAAAGTGCGAATTCCGCGTAGAAGCAGCCAAGCCGCAAAGGGATCGAGGGTGGCACCGAGCAGACAGCACTCCTCCATTGCAAGCCGCTGCATTCTTTCACGCGAGCCGACAACGACGCCCGCCACGATGTCGCTGTGGCCTCCGAGATACTTTGTTGCGGAGTGTACCACGAGATCTACCCCAAAATGAATTGGGTTTTGAAAGTAAGGGGAGGCCCATGAGTTATCACAAATAGTGGCCGCTCCCTGACGTTTGGCGATCTGCGCAACCGCTTCCAAATCCTGCTGGCGCATCACCACGGTGGAGGGCGATTCGAGATACAGCAGGGTAGTCTCTGGTCGCAGGGCGCTCTCATAGTCAGCAGAGTCGGCCCCGTCCACAAAAGTGACACTTACCTGAAAACGCTTTAGGTAGTCCTGCAGCAGTTGACGCGTAGGGCCGTAGACGGTTTGTGGCGCGATGACGTGAGCGCCTGCCCGCACACACGAGAAAATGGCGGCGGAGATGGCCCCCATCCCACTGGCAAAGCAACGTGCCATCTCCGCTCCCTCTAGCGCCGCAATTTTGCGCTCTACGATATCGGTGGTTGGGTTCGTCACACGCGTGTAGTCGTAAAAACGGCTGATGCCCCCAGCGGCCTCTTCGACCTCTGTCGGATCGAGCTGATAGTTGGTCGCTCGCTCTTCATAGGTAGGAAACGTGAACAGGGAGTTTTGAAAGATAGGTGGGATCACTGCACCATGAAACTTGGAGGGGTCTTCCGCAAAATGAGCACAAAGGGTTTCGAAATGCGGCCGATCTTGGTCTCTGTCGAACATGCAACTTTTCCTTAAAACAGGGTCTTGTATTGAACAGAAGTTAGTTTATCCTAAGAACGCTCGATTTTGAACGGAGAAGCTGCGGGAAAGAGACTATGAACAATTTAACATAGAAAATGTGGAATGGGTAACAGCTGGATACGATAATCTTATATTATAAATCAGAGCCATTTCTCATAGGGATGTCTCTAAGAAGGTTTCAAACTCTATGGAGGACAACGATGTGCGCTAGAACAACGAACTTAGAGAGACAGATGGCCGATCGGCAGACCGAACATCTCTTCGATCTCATTGATGTGAACCCCACCTTCACACACCACCTTCTCATGCAGGGAGGGCAAATCGGAAAGGTTTTAAAGTTGCCGCCGTGGCTTGTCGCCATTCTCACGCAGCAACCCTATGCGCGCAAGGATCAGCTAAACCTTACCGACCACGAAAAGGAGCGTTTCTTGTGTGCCTATTCAATACTCAATGCAAATGGCACCTTGGGTAACCTTGTTGCTATCCACGCCCAAATGCATCAGCAGCATGGAACTATCCGTTTCTTACCGTGGCACAGGGTTTTTCTTCTCCAACTTGAAATGGCGCTTCGAGCCATCCACCCCGACGTGGCCATTCCCTACTGGGACTGGACAAACCCTTAAGAACAATCTATCCCTGCTTGGCTTCAAAACGTTACTCCCACGGTCAATACTCCCAACGGGCCGATTAGTGTGGTGCGTGCGCCAGGCTCCCCTGCCGATCTTGTGACCACAGCTGCCAATGTGCCCAGCATCCTCCAAAACACAACATTTAATGACTTTACCTTCCAGCTTGAAGGCGTGCATAACTTCGTACATGTATGGGTAGGTGGAAGTATGTCGAGTATTCCGACGGCCCCTGCCGACCCCATCTTCTGGATGCACCATGCCAACATTGACAGGCTCTGGTGGCTGTGGCACGTCAGTGCTCAGGGACAAGGCAAGAATCCGAATCTGTCGGGCCTAGCAGCCCAGATGGACCCCTGGAATATAGCGGAGCCACAAACCCGCGACATCGGTGCTCTTGGCTACACCTACCAGTAGCACAAGAAAGGGGCAACTTAGGAAGGAAGGACGTAGGCATGGATACGTCCTTCTTTTTCTTTTGGATATAAGTGCGGTGGGGAAGATACTTGGTCAGCACAGTATTCTAACAGGCTAAAGTTTTTGGAGAAGGAGACCAAAATCAAATTTCGCCCTCGAACAAAGGGTTGCCTTCGGAACAGTGAGGTCTTTCTATACGTATAGCCATAATGCACAAAAGGGCAATCCCCGTTTCTCTCTTGTAGGAGCGGGGCTTTGTATGTCATAATGCACGCTCTGGGACAGGCCGAGGGAGGAACGGGGAGAATGCAGAGGAAACACGACAGAGATACGGGCTTCACGCTTATAGAGCTGCTCGTGGTGATCGCTATTATTGCCGTACTTGCAGCCATCCTCTTCCCTGTATTCGAGCAGGCGAGAGAAAAGGCACGACAAACGGTCTGCCTTTCTAATATGCGACAGATGGGTCTTGCAGCGCAGCTGTATGCTCAGGACTACGATGAGCAGCTGCCCCTAGCTGCAACCTCTCTTTCGCCGTTCGTGTTTTTGAACTGGCACGATCTGCTTGACCCTTATGTGCGCAATAAGCAGATATGGATATGTCCATCCTCAAATCTGCAGCAGTACAACAGTTATGGCAAGCCGGTTTGCCAATATGGTTGGAATGCCTACTACTTAAACCTTGGGGTTGTTGTGAACAACATCTACACGCTTAACAACGCACCAGGAGTTTCGTTAGCGGCCATTCAGCAGCCCGCACATACTGTAATGATGGCCGATGCAAAAGGCATTATTGGCAGACCGCCGCCAAACCATGTAAGCACCTATCTGCTCCCGCCCTCGCAGCCGGATGCAGACTATTGGGGCCGACCAGACCCACGCCATAACGAAGGCTCTGTGGTTACCTTAGCCGACGGCCATGCCAAATGGTTTCCGCTTAACGGCTTCTATTGGGCACAGCAACCGGCCGATGCCTGGTTTGCCCTAAATCAGCCCTAAATTTTGGTGAGCCATTCTACTGAAACTTTTCCTGCGTGAAATATGTCTATATATCGCGCAGGAAAGGATGGGTTTTGGAGAAAGTATTTCCTAGAGGAAAGCTGGTTTCACGACTTAGGCACGCAAAAACACGTATAAATGAGTTGGAACCATCCTACGATGGGTGCGGTGTGCCGAGGTAGCATGGCAAAAGGTGTGGGCTACACGAGATAGAGCGAGTCATCACAATATAAAATTTGTTGATAGTTTTAGGAGGGAGGCGCGATGCCCCTGGAGATGGCAGAGATGTATGAATTAGGCGTTCTGGAGCGCAATTTGGATGAGATGGAGGAGACAACCGAGGCGTTGTCCCCTTCTGACATAGAGGATTCTACGGTAGAAGAGATAGAGATTTCGGAGCCGGGCTTTGCACCTGGTGAGGAGACGATAGCCGATGCCAGCGAATTGGAAGAGAGTGCACAAGCCTGGCTACGACGCGCCGGGAAGATGGCTTTGCTCACTCACGAGCAGGAGATCGAGCTTGCCCGCCAGATCGAGACGGCACGTCAGACTGGAGATAAGGAGCTAGAGCGTCGAGCAAAAGAGCGCCTCGTGCTAGCCAATCTTCGGCTCGTGGCATCGGTAGCACGCCGCTACCTGGGGCACGGCATGCCGATAGAGGATCTTATGCAGGAGGGCGCCATCGGCCTTATGCGCGCGGTGGATCGCTTTAACTACCGGCGTGGCTACCGATTTAGCACCTACGCTATCTGGTGGATCCGTCGGTCCATCACGCGCGCCATCGCCGATCAGTCGCGACTGATTCGCCTGCCGGTGCACGTTACCGACACGCTTGGGCGCATCAATAAAACGCGTCTTGCGCTGCGTCAGCGGCTAGGGCGCGCCCCCTCACGGGCCGAGTTGGCTAAAGAACTTGGCATGTCAGAGGAGAAGCTCACCGAGTTGCTGCGTAGCTCCGTGGAGCCGCTTTCCTTAGAAATGCCGGTGGGTGAAGAGGGCGAGAACCGATTGGCTGACCTCATTCCTGCAGGTGACGCCCATAATCCGGCAACAGAAGCCGCGCACATGGCCGTGCGTGACGCTCTCATGGAGGTGCTTGCCGAGCTAACGCCTCGTGAGCGTGACGTCATCATTCTTCGCTTCGGACTGGATGGCGCAGAACCACGCACCCTAGAGGAGGTAGGAAACGCCCTTGGTTTAACCCGTGAACGCGTTCGCCAGATCGAGTCGTCTGCCCTCGCAAAGCTGCGCCAACAACGCAACAATCCGCGCCTGCGCGAGGTGATCGGCCTGAAGCCCACGCCGGAGTAGCGGATAGCCGAAGTTAAAGTTAATGCGAGGGGCTTCTCATACAGAGTGGCCCCTCGCTTCGTCTTCTTGAGCTTCTTTCAACAAACGCTTAAGAGCTGCTGCTAAAGGATTTTCTGATAACGTTGTCTCTTGCGTGCTCTCCACATAGAAGCGCCAGGCATCCCGTTCTGGATCCTCTACAGCTCCCTCACGCGCTTCCGGTTCAAGCCAGTTAGCTGGTAGCTCCAAACCCAGTTCCAAGGCGCTCTCTTCTACAGCCGCAGGAGGAACCCACACCACTCCCAACTCTTCATACTCTTCGGTAGGTGGCACCTCTAAAAGTCCCTCCGGGTTCTCTTCGTCTACCAGCACTGGAACTGGCTCTGCGCCCACATAGACAAGCCGTAAGAGAAGATAGCGAACCTGCTTTGAACGGGCTAGAATCTCCGCGGCCGCATCGAGCTGATCCAGGCCTACCCCCATCTCCATGCGCTCCTTCGTGGTGAAC of Chthonomonas calidirosea T49 contains these proteins:
- a CDS encoding discoidin domain-containing protein, with the protein product MRAFRPESALGACVDGMEKGDMAGIFTPANIAAMKTAGLRSLAYRLRTELGVECWHWNPQGHWSDERHHQGYWISEATPTAPIQLSNGYRLPRRGDTIDQANNEGYSRLDDGDLHTFWKSNPYLDRYYTHESNALHPQWILVDLGKPRPVDAIRIFWAEPYATRFCVEYWRTADGETNQSIDDTFDTNGWHTFPHGLVEHGTGGSALMPLCKKPVVVRLVRIWMTESSERAPKGATDVRDGLGYAVREVQIGWLDRHGRLHDEVHHVPNRHQTLIYVSSTDPWHRWKDRDANVEQPGFDLVKNSGLSHDLPMLVPVGLLYDTPENAVAELRWLETRGIHIKCVELGEEPDGQYVSPEDYGALFVQWATAIHRFDPHLPLVGPGFQTELQDVLYWPNASGDRSWVHRFLVYLKQHGHLDDLRYFSFEWYPYDNVCTKDTERQLLRDPLLIRRILARWRAEGVPKTVAWIVSEYGYSAFAGRPEADRPAALLNAEIVGMFLSLGADTAYLYGYAPQPLMDELQCNSWGNLALFLSDDRHRIKQPLATYYAAWLLTHVWASPPQARILLYAARCRVERSTKRVLTAFAAKHPDGHWTIMLLNKDAKRAIAVKLVWHTKEGDREAKGPFEIWQLSSANYLWHPHGAESYAAPDTPPLHFVVKAPSQIILPPTSLTVVGCAPEAAKGTAYP
- a CDS encoding trans-sulfuration enzyme family protein, translated to MFDRDQDRPHFETLCAHFAEDPSKFHGAVIPPIFQNSLFTFPTYEERATNYQLDPTEVEEAAGGISRFYDYTRVTNPTTDIVERKIAALEGAEMARCFASGMGAISAAIFSCVRAGAHVIAPQTVYGPTRQLLQDYLKRFQVSVTFVDGADSADYESALRPETTLLYLESPSTVVMRQQDLEAVAQIAKRQGAATICDNSWASPYFQNPIHFGVDLVVHSATKYLGGHSDIVAGVVVGSRERMQRLAMEECCLLGATLDPFAAWLLLRGIRTLPVRMERHQQNAKAIALWLREHPAIAEVYYPGLPDDPQASLTAKQLRGTSGLLSVRLKRPTREAAARFVNRLRYFQIGCSWGGFESLALPMALPAERLGGTPGETLWFVRLHIGQEHLEDLQKDLDQALRED
- a CDS encoding tyrosinase family protein; the protein is MCARTTNLERQMADRQTEHLFDLIDVNPTFTHHLLMQGGQIGKVLKLPPWLVAILTQQPYARKDQLNLTDHEKERFLCAYSILNANGTLGNLVAIHAQMHQQHGTIRFLPWHRVFLLQLEMALRAIHPDVAIPYWDWTNP
- a CDS encoding tyrosinase family protein — its product is MVRAPGSPADLVTTAANVPSILQNTTFNDFTFQLEGVHNFVHVWVGGSMSSIPTAPADPIFWMHHANIDRLWWLWHVSAQGQGKNPNLSGLAAQMDPWNIAEPQTRDIGALGYTYQ
- a CDS encoding DUF1559 domain-containing protein, with protein sequence MQRKHDRDTGFTLIELLVVIAIIAVLAAILFPVFEQAREKARQTVCLSNMRQMGLAAQLYAQDYDEQLPLAATSLSPFVFLNWHDLLDPYVRNKQIWICPSSNLQQYNSYGKPVCQYGWNAYYLNLGVVVNNIYTLNNAPGVSLAAIQQPAHTVMMADAKGIIGRPPPNHVSTYLLPPSQPDADYWGRPDPRHNEGSVVTLADGHAKWFPLNGFYWAQQPADAWFALNQP
- a CDS encoding sigma-70 family RNA polymerase sigma factor; translation: MPLEMAEMYELGVLERNLDEMEETTEALSPSDIEDSTVEEIEISEPGFAPGEETIADASELEESAQAWLRRAGKMALLTHEQEIELARQIETARQTGDKELERRAKERLVLANLRLVASVARRYLGHGMPIEDLMQEGAIGLMRAVDRFNYRRGYRFSTYAIWWIRRSITRAIADQSRLIRLPVHVTDTLGRINKTRLALRQRLGRAPSRAELAKELGMSEEKLTELLRSSVEPLSLEMPVGEEGENRLADLIPAGDAHNPATEAAHMAVRDALMEVLAELTPRERDVIILRFGLDGAEPRTLEEVGNALGLTRERVRQIESSALAKLRQQRNNPRLREVIGLKPTPE